Part of the Planococcus plakortidis genome is shown below.
AACTGTTGACCCTCAGTCAGGATGAGGTCGTCATTATGGAAGTTTCTTCTCATGGACTGGCCCAGTATCGGTTAGAAGGCATTGAATTTGATTACGGCTTGTTCCTCAATCTTCACCATGAACACCTGGATTATCACAGTTCCATAGAAGAGTATTTTCAGGCGAAGCTTACAATGTTCAATCAGATGAAAGAACATGGGATTGCTGTAGTGAATACAGATAATGAGTGGGGACGAAAGCTCTGTGGAATCCTGCAAACAAAGGGAAAACCGATTTATGCAATTGGCACATCCACTGAATGCAACCTGCGTGTTGCAAAATTTCATTCACTGTCCTCCACTATGCGGGTGATTGAAAGTAACGAAACGTATCAAATGGTCGCTGCGATGACCGGAATGCACAATATGTATAACACCTTAATGGCCTACGGAACATCATTGTTGCTGGGTATCCCCAAAGAAAAGCTCTTAAACTCCATTCACCATTTCAAGGGAGTCGATGGACGCTTTGAGATCACGAAACTGGCCAAGGGCTCGATCGTTATTGTGGATTATGCCCATACTCCGGATGCCATCTCTTACTGCCTGGAAACTGCAAAATCACAAGGGGCCCAACGAATAACCCATATTTTCGGCTTTCGTGGAAATCGAGATGCCAGCAAGAGAAAGCACATGCTATCCATATCTGCTGAAATGAGTGACCGCTACATTTTAACGTTGGACGACCTGAACAATGTTTCTCCAGGAGATATGCTGGAAGTTTTAAACCAACTAAATGAAACATACGGCAACTCAAAAGGCAGCATCGTTCCAGACCGTACACTCGCCATTCAGCAAGCAATCCATGAAAGCAAGGAAGGCGACTGGATTGTGATTACCGGTAAAGGACACGAGAAATACCAGCAAACCTTTCATTTACCGACTGATTCGGACCGGGAAACCGTCAATTATATAATAAAGCAGAACTAAAATAATCACTCAGGAGGGAGTAGTTATGAAAAAACTAAGTGTTGTTTCAACCATTTTAATCATGATCAACACTTTAATCGTTTCGTCCGTTTTCAGTAAAACTGATGACCCTTCCCTGCCAAACGTATCCAGTGAAGCAGCTATTGTCATGGAAGCAACGACTGGAGAAATCCTC
Proteins encoded:
- a CDS encoding UDP-N-acetylmuramoyl-L-alanyl-D-glutamate--2,6-diaminopimelate ligase; this translates as MKINQLLNESGLISRLDSRILELDIKGIADNSSDVAKGFVFVAIKGFEIDGHGFIDQAIEKGAALVIGEQGITRLGVPYLQVENSRKALGILARNFYGRPSDQKIMIGITGTNGKTTTSYMLQHFLESNGMSCSVIGTNQNIINGEKMKSSNTTPNSLALHKLLTLSQDEVVIMEVSSHGLAQYRLEGIEFDYGLFLNLHHEHLDYHSSIEEYFQAKLTMFNQMKEHGIAVVNTDNEWGRKLCGILQTKGKPIYAIGTSTECNLRVAKFHSLSSTMRVIESNETYQMVAAMTGMHNMYNTLMAYGTSLLLGIPKEKLLNSIHHFKGVDGRFEITKLAKGSIVIVDYAHTPDAISYCLETAKSQGAQRITHIFGFRGNRDASKRKHMLSISAEMSDRYILTLDDLNNVSPGDMLEVLNQLNETYGNSKGSIVPDRTLAIQQAIHESKEGDWIVITGKGHEKYQQTFHLPTDSDRETVNYIIKQN